The Caldisericota bacterium nucleotide sequence GCAACTGAGGAAAATGGAAGAATGAGAAATGCAGACCCATCTTTTGTTAGCAAAAGGGCAATAGATAGAGGAAAAGTAGAATTAGGCACTCTTGGTGCAGGCAATCATTTCTTAGAGATAGACAAGGTAAGTGAGATATATAATGGGGGAATTGCAAAACAGTTTGGCTTGTTTAAAGATCAAATTCTTATCTGGATTCATACAGGTTCACGCGGGCTTGGACATCAAGTTGCAACAGATTATCTGCAGATGATGTTTCCAAAAATGGAAAAATATGGGATACCATTCATCGATAGAGATTTTGTATCGTTACCGATATCTGCTCCGGAATCAGATATGTATCTTAAAGCAATGGCATCAGCTGCAAACTTTGCCTGGGTAAACAGGCAAATTCTTACATATTTTGTACGACTTTATTTCTCTTCCGCTTTTAGCGAATCACCTGCAAAATTGGGAATGTACCTTCTTTATGATGTAGCACATAACATTGCAAAATTTGAGAAATACAAAATAAACGGGAAAGAGAAACTTCTTTTAGTACATCGCAAAGGAGCAACGCGTTCTTTCCCAAAAGGGCACCCAGATCTTAAGGGATTATATCGAGAAATAGGCCAGCCAGTTCTACTTCCCGGAGATATGAAAAGAGGTTCATATATACTTGTTGGTAATGAAAAATCGCTTTCGGAAACATTTGGCAGTGTCGCGCATGGTGCAGGACGGCTTCTCAGCAGGCATAAAGCAGCGAAAACACTTACATTAGAACACGTACAAAAAGAAATGGACGAAAAAAATATCATACTGCATGCAAAAACGAGGCATATCATTATGGAAGAAGCCCCGGAAGCTTATAAAGATGTTCATGAAGTAGTAAAACCCATAATAGGAGAGCAACTTGCTGAACTTGTGGCCCACTCTGAGCCCCTCTTTGTGTTGAAGAGGTAATTCTTAAAAACTTGATTCTTTCTTTACTATCCTGTATAATTATTGGTATAAACTAATAATTGTTATAAAATTCTTCCGATTAAAAAAATAATGCTCAGTTATACAAATTATACATAAAGTAAAATTGCAAAATAATGTGCTATACTGCCTCCAAGGACAAATAAATGCCATATGGCATGATGAAATGGAATCTTTTTCCCTAAATAAAATATAGTACCTAAACTATAAAATACCCCGCCGACGATAAGTAGTAGAATACCATTAGCTGGCACAGATTTTATTAAAGGATTAATGAAAATAATAATGAGCCAACTCATAATTAAATAGATAATTGTGGACAGAACTTTAGATGTATTAATAAAGAATATTTTTAATATTATTCCTGCTGCTGCAATGCACCAAATATATATAAATAAATTTTTTCCTCCTACCGCTCGCAGAGATATTAATGTAAAAGGCGTGTAAGTTCCGGCAATCAAGAGATATATTGCAAAGTGATCAAACATTTTTGCTATATACTTTTTTCGGGTTGACCGTACACTATGATACAAAAAAGATGCTCCGTATAATATAATTAAGCTGATCCCATATACATAAAAACTTGATATACGCCAGTTATTTTTACTTGATGTTGCGGAAAAAATAAGAAAAAACAGCCCAACAACACTCAGGCATAAGCCAACAAAATGTGTGATACTATTTGCAATTTCTTCTCTAGTCCTAAATTTCATAAATTCTTTCATATCTCTAAATACAATACTTAGATTTAGAAAATATGCAATAAAATTTCAATTGATAAATACTTTCATATATTTTCTAATTTGCCGAACAAAGATAGTGATTTTGGATAAATAGATGGTCTAAACTCTTGACTAAAATGTAATTTTCAATAAACTATTAGCAGTCAATCTAAAGGAGTGCTAATTTAAAATTGGTGGAGGCATGATGAAAAAGAAAAAAAACATTTCGGGAAAAGGTACACAGAGACCAGCTAAAGAGCAATTGGACGAGCTTGTAAGCGCACTGAATGAAAAGAACACCGAAATAGAAAAATTACAAAATGAACTTGAACATTTAAAGATAGAGAATATAAAAACACAAGAACATTTTGACAAAGGAAGAAAAACACTTGCAAAACAAGCGGAACAACAAATAATGAAAGAAAAAAAGCAGTTAATGAAAGATTTGCTAGAAATATTTGATAATTTTGAGAGAGCACTCAATACGCTAGATCAAAATGATAGGTCCAGCGCAAAAGAAGGCATAAAACTTATTCACAACCAGATTCAACAATTCCTAAGCCAGCATGGAATTAGGGAGATGGAGCTCAAAGACAAAAAGTACGATCCTGCCCTATGCGAAATAGGGAAAATTACTGAATCTGAAAAAGAAGCTGATACTATATTAGAAGTACTTCGTAAGGGTTATTACTTAAATGACGAAATTCTTCGTACAGCAATGGTAGAAGTTGCTGTACCAAAAAATATAACAATTAAGGGAGGTAACTGACATGGGAAGAATTATTGGTATTGATCTTGGAACAAGCAATTCAGCCGCTGCAGCAATGGTAGGGAATAAGCCAACTATCATACCAGCAGCTGAAGGGCCTTCCGTTGGAGGCAAG carries:
- a CDS encoding RtcB family protein, which translates into the protein MKIEKISKFKYLIEKTGNMRVPVLLYSTDNLVKLVGKDKALEQLINVATLPGIVKCTLGMPDMHQGYAFPIGGVAAFDLENGVVSPGGVGFDINCGVRVIKTNLSYKDVRGQLDKLGNILFTNIPAGVGSEGKEKFSSEETKDAMRLGIPWAKNKGFAWKEDEDATEENGRMRNADPSFVSKRAIDRGKVELGTLGAGNHFLEIDKVSEIYNGGIAKQFGLFKDQILIWIHTGSRGLGHQVATDYLQMMFPKMEKYGIPFIDRDFVSLPISAPESDMYLKAMASAANFAWVNRQILTYFVRLYFSSAFSESPAKLGMYLLYDVAHNIAKFEKYKINGKEKLLLVHRKGATRSFPKGHPDLKGLYREIGQPVLLPGDMKRGSYILVGNEKSLSETFGSVAHGAGRLLSRHKAAKTLTLEHVQKEMDEKNIILHAKTRHIIMEEAPEAYKDVHEVVKPIIGEQLAELVAHSEPLFVLKR
- a CDS encoding hemolysin III family protein translates to MKEFMKFRTREEIANSITHFVGLCLSVVGLFFLIFSATSSKNNWRISSFYVYGISLIILYGASFLYHSVRSTRKKYIAKMFDHFAIYLLIAGTYTPFTLISLRAVGGKNLFIYIWCIAAAGIILKIFFINTSKVLSTIIYLIMSWLIIIFINPLIKSVPANGILLLIVGGVFYSLGTIFYLGKKIPFHHAIWHLFVLGGSIAHYFAILLYV
- a CDS encoding nucleotide exchange factor GrpE codes for the protein MKKKKNISGKGTQRPAKEQLDELVSALNEKNTEIEKLQNELEHLKIENIKTQEHFDKGRKTLAKQAEQQIMKEKKQLMKDLLEIFDNFERALNTLDQNDRSSAKEGIKLIHNQIQQFLSQHGIREMELKDKKYDPALCEIGKITESEKEADTILEVLRKGYYLNDEILRTAMVEVAVPKNITIKGGN
- a CDS encoding Hsp70 family protein, which codes for MGRIIGIDLGTSNSAAAAMVGNKPTIIPAAEGPSVGGKTVPSVVAFTKDGQVLIGEPARRQAAINTKGTITGVKRL